A region from the Nostoc sp. HK-01 genome encodes:
- a CDS encoding filamentous hemagglutinin family outer membrane protein, with translation MRFWRWNCTAILWLLACNPVVADMIPDKTLPVNTTVSNSGNLRIIEGGTLRGTNLFHSFQEFSFSVNTAAMTGDTAFFNNNSAVRNIFARITGGSISNIDGIIRANGTANLFLINPSGMVFGPNASLNVGGSFVASTANSIKFADGKEFSATNHTLDPLLTVSAPIGLNFGSHVGSIVNQSQASPNGEMTDADPPNPIGLKAPIGKTLALIGGDVAIEGGNLTTTAGRIELGSVGTGLVKLTEIAKGYAFDYSGIQDFRDIQVSQFAIIYGSGNDGSDIHFQGGNVKLTDSSLVFINSFGEGRQDNLSINARNFTIDEGAFLATFALGDGNAGNIQVKASELVELAGSTPDGFFPSSIASQVLESATGSAGKITIEAQKLLIRDGATIDSSTFGSGQAGNISIKAANSVELRGRNLIDSQQPSGIFAQVAQESIAQSTNAGNLNIETQKLIITGGAQIATSVRNSGKGGNITIQASDTILVSGTASDANALPSDLGRSGIFIGAEAGATGDVGNLDITTGLLTVENGARISAANFGSSQVGGNATFTLRQLVVQNGGEIRSASFGEGAGGILNIKATDSIDVVGAANIGGESVISTLFTDAQASGKAGNLIINSDRLSVRDGAELSVSSEGSGQAGNLDIKARIVQLDNQAKLIAETASGDGGNITLTLNEVLLLRRQSLISTTAGNNVAGGNGGIINIKAPFIVAIPSEDSNIKANAFTGNGGQVNITARSIFGIQPRQFETPESDITASSTFGVNGVVNINNPDVDPTQGLTTLPQTVVDVSQLIAQGCGTQAEQVANQFTVAGRGGLPPSPNDNLNSDAVWSDTRRTVAAKPQHQSRTPAVKPSKTLNSLSLVPASGWVFNNKGEVTLVAQVANSVRENLGVTSTVCHSH, from the coding sequence ATGCGATTCTGGAGATGGAATTGTACGGCAATATTGTGGTTGTTAGCTTGTAACCCAGTCGTTGCAGACATGATTCCAGATAAAACCCTCCCTGTAAATACCACTGTCAGCAACTCTGGTAATCTCAGAATCATTGAGGGCGGCACGCTTAGAGGTACAAACCTATTTCACAGCTTTCAAGAATTTTCCTTCTCTGTTAATACCGCTGCAATGACAGGCGATACTGCCTTTTTCAACAATAACTCGGCAGTCAGAAACATCTTTGCACGGATAACAGGTGGCTCAATTTCTAATATAGATGGCATCATCAGAGCTAATGGCACAGCTAATCTATTTTTAATTAATCCTAGTGGAATGGTTTTTGGCCCCAATGCCAGCTTAAATGTTGGTGGTTCCTTTGTCGCCAGTACTGCCAATAGTATTAAGTTTGCTGATGGTAAAGAATTTAGTGCTACAAACCATACTCTTGACCCATTATTAACAGTCAGCGCTCCGATAGGTTTAAACTTTGGTTCTCATGTCGGTAGTATTGTTAATCAGTCCCAAGCCAGCCCAAATGGAGAAATGACTGATGCTGATCCTCCTAACCCTATTGGTTTAAAAGCTCCTATTGGTAAAACCTTGGCATTGATAGGAGGTGATGTAGCAATAGAAGGGGGAAATCTGACAACAACCGCAGGCAGAATTGAACTGGGTAGTGTTGGTACAGGTTTAGTCAAACTCACAGAAATTGCGAAAGGTTACGCCTTTGATTATTCAGGTATACAAGATTTTCGAGATATTCAAGTTTCTCAATTTGCGATTATTTATGGCAGCGGTAATGATGGTAGCGACATTCATTTCCAAGGTGGGAATGTCAAACTTACTGACAGTTCTTTAGTATTTATTAATAGCTTTGGTGAAGGCAGACAAGATAATTTGTCAATCAATGCCAGAAATTTCACTATTGATGAAGGTGCATTTCTAGCAACTTTTGCTTTGGGTGACGGGAATGCTGGAAATATACAGGTGAAAGCTTCAGAGTTGGTGGAATTGGCAGGTTCAACCCCAGATGGTTTTTTTCCTAGCAGTATCGCATCTCAAGTTCTAGAGTCTGCTACAGGTAGCGCTGGCAAAATCACAATTGAAGCTCAAAAACTACTCATTAGAGATGGCGCAACCATAGATTCTTCCACGTTTGGGTCGGGTCAAGCAGGAAATATCAGCATCAAAGCTGCAAATTCTGTGGAATTGCGTGGCAGAAATCTCATTGACAGTCAGCAGCCTAGTGGAATTTTTGCTCAAGTTGCTCAAGAATCCATAGCGCAATCAACTAATGCCGGAAACTTAAATATTGAAACACAAAAGTTGATTATTACGGGTGGCGCACAGATAGCCACCTCTGTTCGCAATAGCGGTAAAGGCGGTAATATCACTATTCAAGCTTCAGATACAATTCTTGTCAGTGGAACCGCTTCTGACGCTAACGCTTTACCCTCCGATCTCGGTCGCAGTGGAATTTTTATTGGTGCTGAGGCTGGCGCTACAGGCGATGTCGGCAATTTGGATATTACAACTGGACTGCTGACTGTGGAAAATGGAGCCAGAATCTCGGCTGCTAATTTTGGTTCTAGTCAAGTTGGTGGTAATGCTACTTTCACTCTGAGACAGTTGGTAGTGCAGAATGGCGGAGAAATTCGTTCTGCTTCTTTTGGGGAAGGGGCGGGGGGAATCTTGAATATCAAAGCTACTGATTCGATAGACGTTGTGGGTGCAGCTAATATTGGTGGTGAAAGTGTCATAAGTACTTTGTTTACCGACGCTCAAGCTTCTGGGAAAGCTGGTAATTTAATTATTAATAGCGATCGCTTGTCGGTACGAGATGGCGCAGAATTATCAGTAAGTAGTGAAGGCTCTGGACAAGCCGGCAATTTAGATATCAAGGCGCGTATTGTCCAATTAGATAATCAAGCCAAGTTAATTGCTGAAACAGCCTCTGGTGATGGTGGTAATATCACACTCACATTAAATGAGGTGCTACTTCTACGCCGCCAGAGTTTAATCTCCACCACAGCAGGTAATAATGTTGCTGGTGGTAATGGTGGCATCATTAATATCAAAGCTCCATTTATTGTGGCTATCCCCTCAGAAGATAGCAACATCAAAGCCAATGCTTTTACAGGTAATGGCGGTCAAGTTAATATTACTGCAAGAAGTATTTTTGGTATTCAACCACGACAATTTGAAACACCCGAAAGTGATATTACTGCCAGTTCAACTTTTGGTGTGAATGGAGTTGTGAACATCAACAACCCCGATGTTGACCCAACTCAAGGTTTAACTACTTTACCTCAAACTGTAGTAGATGTTTCCCAACTAATCGCTCAAGGTTGTGGTACACAAGCAGAACAAGTAGCCAACCAATTCACCGTAGCTGGGCGTGGTGGCTTACCTCCCAGTCCCAATGACAATCTCAATAGCGATGCAGTATGGTCAGATACACGCCGCACTGTAGCCGCAAAGCCACAGCATCAATCACGAACTCCCGCTGTCAAACCATCTAAGACACTTAATAGCCTCTCTCTAGTTCCTGCATCTGGTTGGGTCTTTAACAATAAAGGCGAAGTTACACTTGTTGCTCAGGTTGCTAATTCTGTTCGCGAGAATTTAGGCGTTACCTCTACAGTTTGCCATAGCCACTAA
- a CDS encoding ABC transporter ATP-binding protein, which yields MGTKKVRNTLRQSLSVFRYSGRAINLVWTTSRGLTLSLATLTLVAGLLPAAIAYIGKLIVDAVLLAAQGNAVGGYHPLWYVGLEAIAVILLAGSQRGLLVCQSLLRVLLGQRVNVLILEKALTLELHQFEDSEFYDKLTNARREASVRPLSLVNRTFGLVQNALSLVTYGVLLVKFSIWAVIVLIVAAMPAFIAETRFAGEAFRLFSWRAPETRQQHYIENLLAREDFATEIKLYQLGEMLLARYREVFHQLFGEDKDLTLRRGLWGYLLSLVSTIAFYIAYAWIVLEAVAGKISLGDMTMYLTVFRQGQATFSNALTSIGGMYEDNLYLSNLYDFLEEKVTQPWGYATKGLSPQDGIRFENVSFTYPGSNKPALKNISLHLQPGEKLAIVGENGSGKTTLIKLLTRLYTPDSGRILLDGLDLQEWDVDILRRRIGVIFQNFVRYQFTVGENIGVGDVKNLEDKHRWQIAAQKGLANSFIEKLPQSFQTQLGRWFKGGQELSGGQWQKIALARAFMRTQADILVLDEPTSAIDAQAEFEIFNHFRTLTQNQMVFLISHRFSTVRMADKIVVIDNGEVQEQGTHEELLKSGGIYAKLFLLQAAGYQ from the coding sequence ATGGGGACTAAAAAAGTAAGAAACACTCTGCGACAATCTCTGTCTGTCTTTCGCTACAGTGGACGGGCGATAAATTTAGTGTGGACTACCAGCCGTGGTTTGACGTTGAGTTTGGCGACGTTAACTTTAGTGGCGGGACTTTTACCAGCGGCGATCGCCTACATTGGTAAACTCATTGTAGATGCTGTGTTATTGGCGGCGCAAGGTAATGCAGTCGGTGGTTATCATCCTTTATGGTATGTTGGCTTAGAAGCGATCGCAGTTATTTTATTAGCCGGTAGTCAGCGCGGTTTGCTTGTTTGTCAATCTTTACTGCGAGTTTTACTTGGTCAGCGGGTAAATGTTCTCATCTTAGAAAAAGCCCTGACTTTAGAACTGCATCAGTTTGAAGACTCAGAATTTTACGACAAACTCACCAACGCTAGGCGCGAAGCTTCAGTCCGTCCCCTTTCTTTGGTTAACCGCACATTTGGCTTAGTCCAAAATGCCTTGTCGCTCGTTACCTACGGCGTTTTGTTAGTAAAGTTTTCCATTTGGGCTGTCATAGTTTTAATCGTAGCAGCCATGCCTGCGTTCATTGCCGAAACTAGATTTGCTGGTGAAGCCTTTCGCTTATTTAGTTGGCGTGCGCCGGAAACTCGTCAACAGCACTACATCGAAAATCTCTTAGCACGGGAAGATTTTGCAACAGAAATCAAACTCTACCAGCTAGGAGAAATGCTCTTAGCACGTTACCGCGAAGTTTTCCATCAACTTTTCGGCGAAGACAAAGACTTAACTCTGCGTCGGGGACTGTGGGGATATCTGCTGAGTTTAGTCAGTACCATTGCTTTTTATATTGCCTACGCATGGATAGTTTTAGAAGCAGTGGCGGGAAAAATTTCGTTGGGAGATATGACTATGTATCTCACCGTGTTTCGTCAAGGACAGGCGACTTTTTCTAACGCCCTGACTTCCATTGGTGGGATGTACGAAGATAACTTATATTTATCGAATCTCTACGACTTCTTAGAAGAAAAAGTTACTCAACCTTGGGGTTACGCTACCAAAGGTTTATCTCCTCAAGATGGGATTCGCTTTGAGAATGTCTCTTTTACTTATCCAGGTAGTAATAAACCAGCTTTAAAAAATATCTCCCTACATTTACAACCAGGGGAAAAACTAGCAATTGTTGGTGAAAATGGTTCCGGTAAAACTACTTTAATTAAACTGCTTACTCGACTTTACACACCAGATTCTGGGAGAATTTTATTAGATGGTTTGGACTTACAAGAATGGGATGTTGATATTTTACGGCGGCGCATTGGTGTGATTTTTCAAAACTTTGTGCGTTATCAATTTACAGTGGGTGAAAATATTGGTGTTGGTGATGTTAAAAATCTCGAAGATAAACATCGTTGGCAAATTGCAGCCCAAAAAGGATTAGCCAATTCTTTTATTGAAAAATTACCGCAAAGTTTTCAAACTCAACTCGGACGCTGGTTCAAAGGTGGACAAGAACTATCTGGTGGACAGTGGCAAAAAATTGCTCTTGCTCGTGCTTTTATGCGAACTCAAGCAGATATTTTAGTTTTAGATGAGCCTACATCGGCGATTGATGCTCAAGCTGAGTTTGAAATTTTTAATCATTTTCGTACCTTGACGCAAAATCAAATGGTGTTTTTGATTTCTCACCGCTTTTCTACTGTCAGAATGGCTGACAAAATTGTGGTGATTGACAACGGGGAAGTCCAAGAACAAGGTACTCATGAAGAGTTGCTGAAATCTGGGGGAATTTACGCCAAGTTATTTTTATTGCAAGCAGCAGGTTATCAGTAG
- a CDS encoding RNA-binding region RNP-1: MSVYVGNLSYEVTEDSLNAVFAEYGSVKRIQLPTDRETGRMRGFGFVEMGTDAEETAAIEALDGAEWMGRDLKVNKAKPKEDRGSFGGNRGSYGARNRY, translated from the coding sequence ATGTCAGTTTATGTAGGCAATCTTTCTTATGAAGTTACAGAAGATAGTCTAAATGCAGTTTTTGCAGAATATGGTTCAGTAAAACGCATTCAGTTACCTACTGACCGTGAAACAGGTCGGATGCGTGGTTTTGGATTTGTGGAAATGGGTACAGATGCTGAAGAAACAGCAGCCATTGAAGCTCTTGATGGCGCTGAATGGATGGGACGTGACCTGAAAGTGAATAAAGCTAAACCCAAAGAAGACAGAGGTTCATTTGGTGGTAATCGTGGAAGCTACGGCGCACGTAACCGCTACTAA
- a CDS encoding translation initiation factor 3 produces MIDHENNNRGLIDTYEALQIAQSVELDLVVVSQNEDIPVAKILNYGKLQYQKKKRQGSSARPTVKEVRFRPNVGAGDYNLRINQALQWLSKGDSVKFAIRLRGRENQYRQQAGDMLDRIVTDLGQVGKVQSLDKRSLIVQIMPA; encoded by the coding sequence TTGATTGACCATGAAAATAATAATCGTGGTTTGATAGACACCTATGAAGCTCTACAGATAGCGCAGAGCGTCGAGCTTGACTTGGTTGTAGTCTCCCAAAACGAAGACATTCCAGTAGCCAAGATTCTCAACTATGGTAAACTTCAGTATCAAAAGAAGAAACGCCAGGGTTCAAGTGCTAGACCTACTGTAAAAGAAGTTCGCTTCCGTCCTAATGTCGGTGCGGGTGACTATAATTTGCGTATTAATCAAGCACTTCAGTGGTTGAGTAAAGGCGATTCAGTCAAATTTGCTATTCGTTTACGGGGTCGAGAAAATCAATATCGCCAGCAGGCTGGAGATATGCTAGACCGCATTGTTACTGATCTGGGTCAAGTTGGGAAAGTCCAATCCCTGGATAAACGCTCATTGATTGTGCAAATCATGCCTGCATAA
- a CDS encoding alpha/beta hydrolase fold protein — translation MIPIRQTLVKSDIQLSYLEWSQGQEPLLLLHGLGDHALVWSSLGAYLAADYHIVAPDMRGHGESSKPEKDYSFESAIADLETLMDKLGWSSAHVVSHSWTGKLAVIWAKKNPQRVRSMVLVDPIFIWKMPEFLKATFPVLYRFLSFLKGMGPFASYAEAEQLAQKLNQYQGWNELQQQVFQAGIEQKPDGSWGSKFTIAARDGIFEDVMRVPGFTSPIDTPALFVKSDKGLNRQEWQLKPYKTNLKNLRLCQVPGNHWPFLTEPESFNRTVAAFLAECK, via the coding sequence ATGATCCCTATACGGCAAACCTTAGTTAAATCTGATATTCAACTTTCTTATTTAGAGTGGAGTCAAGGTCAAGAGCCTTTGCTGTTATTACATGGGCTAGGCGACCATGCGCTGGTTTGGTCTAGCTTGGGAGCATATTTAGCAGCAGATTACCATATAGTTGCGCCAGATATGCGGGGTCATGGTGAAAGCAGCAAACCAGAGAAAGATTATAGCTTTGAAAGTGCGATCGCCGACCTCGAAACTCTCATGGATAAATTAGGATGGTCTTCCGCCCATGTTGTGAGTCATTCCTGGACTGGGAAATTAGCTGTTATCTGGGCTAAGAAAAATCCCCAACGGGTGCGAAGTATGGTGCTGGTTGACCCGATTTTCATCTGGAAAATGCCCGAATTCTTAAAAGCGACGTTTCCTGTGTTGTACCGCTTTTTATCTTTTCTCAAAGGTATGGGGCCATTTGCTAGTTATGCAGAAGCTGAACAACTAGCCCAAAAATTAAACCAATATCAAGGCTGGAATGAACTACAACAGCAGGTATTCCAAGCAGGAATTGAACAAAAACCTGATGGTAGTTGGGGTAGTAAGTTCACCATAGCCGCCCGTGATGGGATTTTTGAAGATGTGATGCGTGTACCTGGCTTTACCAGTCCCATTGACACACCCGCCTTGTTTGTTAAGTCTGATAAAGGTCTTAACCGCCAAGAATGGCAATTAAAACCCTACAAAACCAATCTGAAAAACTTACGTTTGTGTCAAGTTCCGGGAAACCATTGGCCTTTTCTGACTGAACCTGAGTCATTTAACCGGACTGTGGCGGCTTTCTTAGCAGAGTGTAAATGA
- a CDS encoding serine/threonine protein kinase, with the protein MSLCINPFCPNPENPDNDNHRFCQSCGSQLLLEDRYRVMRLLSDKTSFGKIYEVYTRSTPKILKVLKEQLNNHAKAVELFQKEANVLSQLNHSGIPQVDGYFQYQTSNGFKLHCLVMEKIDGVNLEEWLQQQSHQPISEKQAIAWLKQLAEILNIVHSQGWFHRDIKPANIMLRNNGQLVLIDFGTARDATHTYLAKLGEGNQITAVFSAGYTATEQACGQAVPQSDFFSLGRTFVYLLTAQYPLRFYNARDDVLNWRPAANVSPKFAAFLDNLMARKAADRPQTPEILLQQLRQLEQTTTLKTTQISRKFPRVITVGTLLVMAGVLSYGLYQLPRLTFIHNNQLEHLQIDNTLKSHSHYVKTLSISQNGKTLVSGSSDKTIKIWNLADGSLIRTISGHNSGVIAVAISPDNQTLVSSSNDQTIKIWNLETGTLIHTLKGHEGAVWSIAISPDGQTLVSGSGDKTIKIWNLKTGQLVKKLTSHLSSVMSLAISPDGQTLVSGSNDKTIKIWNLATGELMRTITGHDDAVISLAINPDSQTLVSGSNDKTIKIWNLATGELIKTLTGHNAEVFSVAISPDGKTLASGSGDTTIKLWNLNDGSLIQTLTGHTTTVYSVVFSPDSQTLVSGSSDRSIKIWRIQQ; encoded by the coding sequence ATGAGCCTGTGCATCAACCCCTTCTGCCCTAATCCAGAAAACCCGGACAATGATAATCATCGCTTTTGTCAAAGTTGTGGTTCCCAACTACTTTTAGAAGACCGCTATCGGGTTATGCGCCTGTTAAGTGATAAAACTAGCTTTGGCAAAATCTATGAAGTCTACACTAGGAGTACGCCAAAAATTCTCAAAGTACTGAAAGAACAACTCAATAACCACGCCAAAGCAGTTGAACTCTTTCAGAAAGAGGCTAATGTTTTAAGTCAATTAAATCATTCAGGAATCCCCCAAGTTGATGGTTATTTTCAATATCAAACCAGCAATGGATTCAAGCTCCATTGTTTAGTAATGGAGAAAATTGATGGTGTTAATTTAGAAGAATGGCTACAACAACAAAGTCACCAGCCCATTTCGGAAAAACAAGCGATCGCCTGGTTAAAACAATTAGCCGAAATCTTGAATATAGTTCATAGCCAAGGCTGGTTTCATCGTGATATTAAACCAGCCAACATCATGTTACGTAACAATGGACAATTAGTTTTAATTGATTTTGGCACTGCGAGAGATGCAACCCATACTTATTTAGCCAAATTAGGCGAAGGAAATCAAATTACAGCCGTATTTTCAGCAGGTTATACCGCAACAGAACAAGCCTGCGGTCAAGCTGTCCCACAATCAGATTTTTTCTCCCTAGGGCGCACTTTTGTTTATTTATTAACGGCACAATATCCACTACGATTTTACAATGCTCGTGATGATGTTTTAAACTGGCGACCAGCAGCAAATGTCTCCCCAAAATTTGCTGCATTTTTAGATAATTTGATGGCAAGAAAAGCCGCAGATAGACCACAAACTCCTGAAATCCTCTTGCAACAACTGCGACAACTAGAGCAGACAACAACACTCAAAACCACCCAAATTTCTCGTAAATTTCCTAGAGTAATAACTGTAGGAACTCTCCTAGTTATGGCAGGAGTATTAAGTTATGGATTATATCAATTGCCTAGACTGACATTTATACATAACAATCAATTAGAACATCTGCAAATAGACAACACTCTAAAATCTCACTCACACTACGTTAAAACCCTGTCTATCTCTCAAAATGGTAAAACGTTAGTCAGTGGTAGTAGTGACAAAACCATCAAAATTTGGAATTTAGCAGATGGCAGTTTAATTCGGACAATATCTGGTCATAATAGTGGCGTAATTGCAGTGGCTATTAGCCCAGATAATCAGACTTTAGTGAGTAGTAGTAATGACCAGACTATCAAAATTTGGAACTTAGAAACTGGGACATTAATTCACACTCTGAAAGGACATGAAGGTGCCGTTTGGTCAATTGCTATTAGCCCAGATGGACAAACTTTAGTCAGTGGTAGTGGCGATAAAACCATCAAAATTTGGAATTTAAAAACAGGCCAGTTAGTTAAGAAGCTCACCAGCCATTTGAGTTCTGTAATGTCATTAGCAATTAGTCCTGATGGTCAAACATTAGTCAGCGGTAGTAATGATAAAACAATTAAAATTTGGAATTTAGCCACAGGTGAATTAATGCGGACAATCACAGGTCATGATGATGCCGTTATTTCTCTGGCTATTAATCCTGACAGTCAAACATTAGTCAGTGGTAGTAATGATAAAACAATTAAAATTTGGAATTTAGCCACAGGCGAATTAATTAAGACACTGACAGGTCACAACGCAGAGGTTTTTTCTGTAGCAATTAGTCCTGATGGCAAGACTTTAGCTAGTGGTAGCGGTGACACTACAATTAAACTATGGAATTTAAATGATGGTAGCTTAATTCAGACACTTACAGGTCACACTACTACTGTTTATTCTGTAGTTTTTAGTCCAGATTCGCAAACATTAGTCAGTGGTAGTAGTGATAGAAGTATCAAAATCTGGCGAATTCAGCAGTGA